A region from the Aegilops tauschii subsp. strangulata cultivar AL8/78 chromosome 5, Aet v6.0, whole genome shotgun sequence genome encodes:
- the LOC120964038 gene encoding uncharacterized protein, with protein sequence MELKGTPLPPKDEFAAETSSSSSFTVEVTVLSAEEVVIGDRWRRPLDRGAYAEVRAGKSKASTGVNSEKGDCNGYPYWGEAVRVTVPGHEKAIDVVICRRRESVAEASVAVADFSVGPPGHLHCLSYRLFDAKSLTRNRNGIVNITVKRLDGAAVPRGEGKGGKAVEDAASGTGDSCCGGVADKGKVPLAAAPAPAGAVMGYPVEFSVAGQANGKGRTS encoded by the coding sequence ATGGAGCTCAAGGGTACACCACTGCCGCCCAAGGACGAGTTCGCCGCGGAgacgtcgtcgtcgtcgtcgtttaCCGTGGAGGTGACCGTGCTTTCCGCGGAGGAGGTCGTCATCGGGGACCGCTGGCGCCGCCCGCTGGACCGCGGGGCGTACGCCGAGGTGCGCGCGGGCAAGTCGAAGGCGTCCACCGGCGTCAACAGCGAGAAGGGCGACTGCAACGGGTACCCCTACTGGGGCGAGGCGGTCCGCGTGACGGTGCCGGGGCACGAGAAGGCGATCGACGTGGTGATCTGCCGCCGGCGGGAGTCCGTGGCGGAGGCGAGCGTGGCGGTCGCCGACTTCAGCGTCGGTCCGCCAGGCCACCTGCATTGCCTCAGCTACCGGCTGTTCGACGCTAAGTCCTTAACGAGGAACCGCAACGGCATCGTCAACATAACCGTCAAGAGGCTCGACGGCGCGGCGGTGCCACGTGGTGAAGGGAAAGGCGGGAAGGCCGTGGAGGACGCCGCGAGTGGCACTGGTGATTCCTGCTGTGGTGGTGTCGCCGACAAGGGGAAGGTGCCACTGGCGGCGGCGCCGGCACCGGCCGGTGCGGTGATGGGCTATCCCGTCGAGTTCTCCGTTGCTGGGCAGGCTAATGGAAAGGGCAGAACTAGTTGA
- the LOC120964039 gene encoding uncharacterized protein: protein MSAASYERGGKGRHGEGIAVPPKDQFTAEPTTLEVTVLSAEEVVLRELLRCPLDRGAYAVVHVERPDGGLYTDKPAPRTGINDEDGDCNGYPYWGEAVRVTLPAGVPVIHVVICRQSGDGSTDSVAAARVPVADFSVGPPGHLHCLSYRLLDTGSVTKRRNGIVNITVKRLDGAQARGKGGKAVEEAASGTGDSCCGGVAEEGKVSAAATRAAPAGAVIGYPVEFSAAGQANGKGSV from the coding sequence ATGAGCGCGGCGAGCTACGAGCGAGGCGGGAAAGGCCGGCACGGCGAGGGGATAGCAGTGCCGCCCAAGGACCAGTTCACCGCGGAGCCGACGACCCTGGAGGTGACCGTGCTGTCAGCGGAGGAGGTCGTCCTCAGGGAGCTCCTGCGCTGCCCGCTGGACCGCGGCGCCTACGCCGTGGTGCACGTGGAAAGGCCGGACGGGGGGTTGTATACGGACAAGCCAGCCCCGCGCACCGGAATCAACGATGAGGACGGCGACTGCAACGGGTACCCCTACTGGGGCGAGGCGGTGCGGGTCACGCTCCCCGCGGGCGTGCCGGTCATCCACGTGGTGATCTGCCGCCAGAGCGGCGACGGCTCGACGGACTCCGTGGCCGCGGCGAGGGTGCCCGTCGCCGACTTCAGCGTCGGCCCGCCGGGCCACCTGCATTGCCTCAGCTATCGGCTATTAGACACCGGGTCGGTGACGAAGAGACGCAACGGCATCGTCAACATCACTGTCAAGAGGCTCGACGGCGCGCAGGCCAGAGGGAAAGGCGGGAAAGCCGTGGAGGAGGCCGCGAGTGGCACTGGTGATTCCTGCTGTGGTGGTGTCGCCGAGGAGGGGAAGGTGTCCGCcgcggcgacgagggcggcacCGGCCGGTGCGGTGATAGGCTATCCCGTCGAGTTCTCCGCTGCTGGACAGGCTAATGGAAAGGGCTCCGTATAG
- the LOC120964042 gene encoding LOW QUALITY PROTEIN: BON1-associated protein 2 (The sequence of the model RefSeq protein was modified relative to this genomic sequence to represent the inferred CDS: deleted 2 bases in 1 codon), translating into MALKGPSSFAKQPRKSWRAKLMTLEVTVLSGEGLHGVALAPPLHRDAFAAVNTDSSAARTGFNDEDGDCNGYPYWGEAVRVTVPEQSRTIDVEIYGQRGDGRQEFVAAALVPVADFRAGPPGHLHCLSYRLFDTGFMLKTRNGIVNITVKRLDGAQASATAGEGKGAKAAEDAAKWH; encoded by the exons ATGGCGCTCAAGGGGCCGTCGTCGTTCGCGAAGCAGCCGCGGAAGTCGTGGCGCGCGAAGCTGATGACCCTGGAGGTGACCGTACTGTCC GGAGAAGGTCTTCACGGGGTGGCTCTGGCGCCGCCGCTGCATCGCGACGCGTTCGCCGCGGTCAACACAGACTCGTCGGCCGCCCGTACCGGCTTCAACGACGAGGACGGCGACTGCAACGGGTACCCCTACTGGGGCGAGGCGGTGCGCGTGACGGTGCCGGAGCAGTCGAGGACGATCGACGTGGAGATCTACGGCCAGAGGGGCGACGGCCGGCAGGAGTTCGTGGCGGCGGCGCTCGTGCCCGTCGCGGACTtccgcgccggcccgccgggccacCTGCATTGCCTCAGCTACCGGCTGTTTGACACCGGGTTCATGCTAAAGACCCGTAACGGCATCGTCAACATCACCGTCAAGAGGCTCGACGGCGCGCAGGCCAGTGCGACGGCGGGCGAAGGGAAAGGCGCGAAGGCTGCGGAGGATGCCGCTAAGTGGCATTAG